Proteins encoded within one genomic window of Humulus lupulus chromosome 1, drHumLupu1.1, whole genome shotgun sequence:
- the LOC133814203 gene encoding uncharacterized protein LOC133814203 — protein sequence MDRALFVALRYSVQTGHSILYDQQTKVQWSKYVWERCTIPKHRYILWLAMQQRLRTRVYLSRFWHEMDKLCLLCGDHNEDISHLFFQCTYSNQCLKKMKDWLGCRAQTEDFYKLLQWFSKVKYFSKLRKKFCIATVTALVYHLWRVQNDALWSCKIWQVNHTLEGIKTEMKMRLTVLLYKGKKDRDNDWIQKLYS from the coding sequence ATGGACAGGGCATTGTTTGTTGCGCTGAGGTATAGTGTTCAAACTGGACACTCAATATTATATGATCAACAAACAAAGGTTCAATGGAGTAAATATGTCTGGGAGAGGTGCACCATTCCGAAGCATAGATACATACTTTGGCTTGCTATGCAACAGAGATTGAGAACCAGAGTGTATCTTAGTCGATTTTGGCATGAGATGGACAAGTTATGCTTGCTGTGTGGGGATCACAATGAAGACATTTCTCATCTTTTCTTTCAATGTACCTACAGCAATCAATGTCTAAAGAAGATGAAGGATTGGTTAGGCTGTCGAGCACAAACAGAGGACTTTTACAAGTTACTGCAATGGTTCTCCAAGGTGAAGTATTTCAGCAAACTCAGGAAGAAGTTCTGCATTGCAACTGTCACTGCCTTAGTCTACCATTTATGGAGAGTTCAGAATGATGCCTTGTGGTCATGCAAGATTTGGCAGGTTAATCATACTTTAGAGGGTATCAAAACAGAGATGAAAATGCGACTTACTGTTTTACTGTATAAGGGGAAAAAAGATAGAGATAATGATTGGATTCAAAAGTTGTACAGTTAG